The genome window TGCTCATGGCATTTTTCCATAAAACCGCCCCCTGCATGTACTCACAGAAAGGAACCAATGGTgctgcctctcctctcctccacctgGGAATGGCCTAGACATCCCCAAACTCATCTTTGTACATAGTCTCATATCTTTCCCCATATGTATAAATGGGCCCATATTTAACACATTTTGTGATGttgggttatttattttgtgCATCTGTGGCAATAAATGAGATCTCAGTGGCCATATGGATTTGACTGATCTCTCCAACTGTGCATGGGAAGAGGACTGGAAAACAACCATCAGATcccaggaaggggtggggagggctgaaAGAGCTGAACACCTCGGCTGGCAGAGACATCAAAGGGTAGGAAGGAAGGGGTGAGAGTGCAGTGCAGGGGACACCCCTATCCCTttgctccctccctcttttctctcttagGTACCCAGGCCCCTGGAACTATGTTGGATCTGTCTGTGAAGCTGAAAGACCAAATTTGAGGAGATAGTTGGCTCTAAGTGACCTGTCTCAAGCCAGTTTTGTCATAAATGCTAGATAACATGAGAAAGATAGGGAGAGAGGACAATGGAACTTTCTTGTTCCATTTTCCATTAGAGGTGAGAATGATAAAGAGCCCTCTCTCCTAACTCCTCTTGAAGGCATGAAGGgggcaggcaggaagggaagaACTGGGAACTCTGGGTCTCCCATAAGAACTCATAGCCCACAGGCAAGGACTAGGAACTAGGATTACATAAATACCTCAGTGGAAGAGCTTTAAACCAGGATTAACAAGCATAGCTGGGGCGAGATTGCCTGGAATTTGATTGGGACCCCGGCAGTGACAGCTGGGACTATTGAAAACCCAATTTAAGTGTTTGCTACTTAAGTTGAGAGTGCAAGGGGCCAAGATAACAGATCCCAGGACAGGCAGTTTGGCAGTGAGAACAAAGGAAGAGACTGGGACCAAGATTCGTGGATCCCAGAGAGGGGAGGGTGGGTATTGGCAGGAGAAATGAGGACTGGGGGAACCCAGGAGCCTGGGTTCTAGAATAGCAGCAAGTCAGAATTCCAGGATCTCGGTCCAcactcctctttttcttccctctatgaggcagaggtgagggaaggagggggtgggtgAAGGGATCAAACCATAGGTTTAGTCCTCAAGTAGCCACATGGATACATTCAGGGCCAGACACAGGAAAGTTGGGGGAGAGAGGAATTTAGTGCTGCATTGGCcctggagggggctgggaggggtcaggaggctgaggaggggtgGTAGGGGTTGGTCCAAGGGTTGCACGACGCCGTCCTTTGCGGTGGCCGCGTACACAGTGTGTATGACCacagccctcctcttcctcctcatcactCTCCGTGGAGCTCTCACCAAAGGCCCGAGGTTTCTCATAAATACAGCAGCCTGGATTTGGAAGGAGGAGCTCAGTTAAAAAGGAGGAAGAGTAAGATGAATAGTCAGTTCCATTCCCCCTCAATCTCAGTGAAAATTTCTACTTTCACCATTGTCTCCTTCTACCTTCCAGGATCCAGCTTCCCCAGGCCCATGCCCTGGGACTCAGGCACCCAATTCCCTTGTTCATTTAGAGAGCCAAGAATCCAAAGCCCCACTTCTTCCATTCTGACACCTCTTACCATCAGGCCCTGGCACACCACAGTTCTAGCCCCTCCTCACCTCTTTCCCTCTAACCTTAACCTCCTTCCCTCGATGCCATAGAACCACCAAGAAAGTGACAAAAATATGAGCATTCTGGGGCTTCTTGGAGGCCAGAGGCTGTGAGAAGGCAGAAGATGCACAGAAGGGAGCCAGAATGGCAGGGTTGCTGTGGGGCAACAATGACTCACATTTTGATGAGCGGCGCCCCATGTGTTCATTGTCCACAGTGTCACTCGTCCATTCCACCTTTTTCTCGGGCTTCCGTTTCCGAAGTTTGATGGTTAGGCTGCGGTTCTCCTAGAAGGGTAAGAGGGATGGGCATGCCTGTCTTAGTCCCATCCTACTGACCTTTCCCACTCCCTCCCTGGGggaccttctctcttctcttccccaccTCAATCAGTACATAGCACCAGAAGAGCTGAGTACTGAGAAAAGCTAAAACAGAACAGGTCTTTGACCTCAAGAAATCCCTTGAGGAGTAAGTATTATTTCTTGTTCTTGATAACCACCAGTACACAGAGGAGACACAATTCCTAACCTATGGAAAGCCCCACCAGTAAAtcttcaaaggaaaatataatccTCGCTGTTTTTCCATCTTCCTCTCCAAATCATCCTTGGTAGTATTAacacaagaaaattattttttcagtctcCAGTGCCTaatctttgatttccttttctttttccaggtccctgttctttttcccattaaaaaaagacatccattcttctctctctcattttcaaGTCTAGGTCTTCCCTACCTGTTAGCCATCCATTCTCTAGCATCCTGAGATCTCTAGTAACAACTATTGCTAAACTACTAATTACTAACCTCCCTTAATCCAGGTTATTAAGCCCAATGCAATCTTTTGCCTTTGAAAGCAACTTAACCTGTTTTTGCAAAATGCTACTTGTTTCTCCATTACATCTCCCCTCTCTGACATCTCTCCTctctgatttttcaaaatattattttcatatcctttttttgtttcctcattCCCTCCACTTCGTTTTACATTCatcctttcaacaaatatttattggtatgtattaatatttattgaccagCTAGCCTCCAACCATACTTTCTTACATGGCCTagcatttcctcaacatttttctCGCTTCTTAACCCCCAATTTCCCATTCGTTCCTTACATATACGCACCACCTTGCCAAGTAGCAATACCTATATCCTAACTGTAACTCCCTATTACATGTCCCTTGGCTAGTCTCCTGCACCATCACTGCCACTCTGAATTGCTCCAATACCTTGAGATTCTCCCAGCCCGAGATTCAACACCACACTTCCCATATTTCCAGGCCCAGCCGCGCCAGCAACTCTCCTAAGCCCAGTCCCCTCCCTCTCGGCATCTCCCAGACCCCTAAGCAGcaccgccccccccacccccgcctttcTCACGGGCTCGGTTGTCACGGTAACCGTTGTCTCAGTGACGGTCTCACTCAGCCCGGTCCCTGCCTCGGCCATGGCTAAggctgagagggaggaggggaggaagaggatgagACCTCCTTCCCTTTTGTTGTGTCTCTGAGGTCTAACAGAAGCGGTATAGGTTTCAGAGTGGTAGCCAGGATCCTCTGCcttctttttccccctcctccAGGGCCTTCGCTTCCCCACCCCTGGGCACAACCTGTCCAACCCCACTTCCGGCTCTCCGCTTCCGGGTGTGACGCATTCTGCAGTCCCCCCTTTCCCGTCTCCCGGCACCAAATGCGTCAAAGCGCAGGCGTCGCCGGATTAGTTCCGCCCTAATACGACAGTGCGCAGGCGCTGCAAGGAAGAGTCAAATTTAGTGGAAGAGGCGCCCCTGCGGGTGCGGGGCAGAGGGCGGGCGCCCGGCGGAGACGCCGCTGGAGTATCACCGGCGGCGCTGCGTACTGGGTGCGTCGAGTTGAGAAGTCCTATAGCTGAGTCCGTCTCCCCTCTATGGGCGGGTGGGAGGACGCGGGAAACCTAAAGGGCAATAGTAATGACCCTATCTGggctgttttcatttctttatcgTTTGGTCTGGTTTCCCTGGAGAGAAGCGGGACCTGGGAGCAGTTGGAAATAAGATTAAGATGCAAGCGATCTGGGCTCTGGTCCTCGCCCCATGCTTGTAGGTGTTTGAGCACTTAGTGTACTTTCAGCTTGGGTTTTTCCAGTCACTGTGGAGGCCTTGAACATAGAGGCAGGTAAGGCACTCAGAACCTGCAGTTTAGCTCCCAGTCTAATGGGAAAGACGGGCATGCTCAGaactaacaaaaatattaagacaCTGGGCGTAAACATGGAACTAAGTTTGATCtgtgaaatttgaatttagtTACACTACCAACATACTCTCTCTAGGGTGATGAGTAGGACTAAGCAGAGATATGGTCATAAATTACAAAATAGGCCATTATGTGAAAGTATGTGCACGTTTCTTAGAGGGTAAAAAAAGTGGGAAAGCAAGAACCAgaaaggcagatttttttttaaggtagagaACAGCTTACAGTCATAGGTGTGTGCACTGAAAGAAATGGAGTTTTGTACTGCTAGGATCTAAAGGGAGTGCCAGAGGAGGCTTGGCAGGTAGGCGGTAGTTACATGAAAAGGCCTAGGATGCTTTGCTAAGAACTTTGGATTGATCCAGTCAGTGTTAGGGGCCAGAGAAACGGTTAAAGAGGACAGAAACATGAACAGATTTGTTTCAGATTTCAGGAGTGGGTCAGGAAAGTCAACTGCTAGAACAGTTTAAATGTAAAGTGGGGAAGACAGCTCTGCTCATTCTTCAAGTTGCTGTTAAGGTCAAAGAAGATAATGTAAGCTTGAGAGCCCCGAGTATACAAAGGACCACACAATTACAAGATGATCATTTTCACTCTAACCCCCTGGCCACCAtttaagccaaggaatgcaggaatACTAATTTCCAGAATCAAAATTTGAGTATTTGATATTGTGCCTGGACTATGTATTTGTTTCCCTTGAAAGTTTTTGGTTCAAActgaaaaaagcaagatacaaTTCAGCAGGTACATCATAGttcatttaaaaaaccaaatataggCCAGGACTatagcttatgcctgtaatcacagAATTTTGGaaggttgaagtgggaggattgcttgaggccagaagtttgagactggcctgggcaatatagcaagaccctgcttctaaaaaattttttaaaaattagatgcaTGTGGTGGCActcgcctataatcccagctacttgggaggctgggacaggaggatcccttgagcccaggagtttgagttgaggttgcagtgagctatgatgacaccactgcactacagcccaggtgagagcgagaccctgtctcaaacaaaactcAATcaaaggctgggtgcggtggctcacgcctgtaatcctagcactctgggaggccgaggcgggcggattgctcaaggtcaggtgttcaaaaccagcctgagcaagagtgagaccccgtctctactataaatagaaagaaattaattggccaactaatatatatagaaaaaattagctgggcatggtggcgcatgcctgtagtcccagctactcaggaggctgaggcagtaggattgcttgagcccaggagtttgagctgtgagctaggctgacaccacagcactcagtctagcctgggcaacacagtgagactctgtctccaaaaaaaaaaactcaatcaaaatatttatacatgcacaaacatatagccatacatacatacacaagcacaaatatatagtataatttgGTTGTCTCAGCAGAATGGTATTCCTTgtgacttttacttttttatttctacctttctaTATGAGAAACTATTACAATCATTACAATGAACCCTTGAGTGACGCAGGGGTTGGGGTACTGACCCCAGCACAATCAAAAATCTATATATAGTTTGGACTCTaccaaaacttaactattaatagcctactgctgaccagaagccttatcaataacataactaattaacatgtattttgcatattatgcatcatatactgtattcttacaataaagtgagctagagaaaaaacaatgttattaagaaaatcataaagaaaaaatatatttactcttcattaagtggaagtagatcatcataaaggtctttattCTCTGTTTTCAAGTTGAGTAGGctcaagaggagaaggaagaggaagggttggtcttgTTATCTTATgggtggcagaggtagaagaaaatccaAGTGGGACCTGAGCAGTTCAAATCCGTGTTGTTCAAGGATAATctgtataataatatttatctcaaGAGTCATAAGTACCCCTATGGTAAGTATACACTGATACCCCTTAGTATCAGGTTTTTTGTCCAAATTTATAGGCCAAATAGATCTGGTTAAAATTTCTGTTGAATCTCTCACTATCTGCATTCCTACTTTTCATTTCCCTAAAGTGAGAAACCAAACAGATTTAGATAGTGTGGGAATActtataaatgctttttatattagCCTTATTTCTGGCtccatttttttgttcttttttttccccctccagttttctttttcatacaaatatatttgtaagcTCATTTAAATTCCTTTGGAAAAAGACAGATTATATGTAACACATATGTCAGGGTCttatagaaaaatacaattttaataaggAAACTCAACTAGAGGTATCTTACTCCAGGGACAATAGTAATCCTCATATGATGATTTGATTCTCCTCTGGGAGCAAAACATTGCAACCAGAAGGGATGGACAAGGCATCCCTTGTCCAAGAACTCAGTATTCTTCACCTTCCAAGGAAGAGGAGGGACAGACTGTGGAGCTGCCCAGGAAAAAGATCAAGAATCTTCCTTCTCTTGGAACCTATGAGGAAAGAAGGGACTTGTTATAGTAAACCAAAAGAAGAGTTTCTAGCAGTACAAGATAAGATACTCAAATAATCAAggagagatttttatttatgagATTGTGGAGGACTAGCTCCCCTAAACAACTCTCCAACTCAAATTtaagacaactaaaaatgttgGGATTAAAAACAtatctaggctgggtgtggtggttcacacctgtaatcctagcactctgggaggccgaggagggaggatctctcgaggtcagcagtttgaaactagcctgaggaagagtgagaccccgtctctactaaaaaatagaaaaaaattagctggacaactaaaaatatagaaaaaaactagccgggcatggtggtgcatgcctgtagtcccaggtactcaggaggctgaggcagaaggattgcttgagcccaggagtttgaggttgctatgagctaggctgatgccaaggcactctagccctggtgacagactgagactctgtctcaaataaaaaagaaatatatatttgagtatgaatatttttaatccattgaTGAGATGGCAAGAAAGTAAAGGCAACCTTCACACTGATTAAAAGTGATGTAAAACCAGAAATCTAGACAGTTAAAACTGAAGACCCTGCTAGGATGATTGCCCTTAATATTGTTTTTTTGAAAGCCATAAGCAGCATAAGAAACCAGAGAAAAAACCTATAATGTCTGATTGGAGATCTGCATAAATTTGGGACCCCTAAAGGGTTAAAagagaataacaacaaaaaagtcaacTCTGTAGAAGGGGAATTTGTCTCAATAGATAAAGGGAGAGAAAAACCTCCCCTAAGAATTTTTAACCATAACCTGGCTCTTATAAGGATTTGCAGCTGAAATTCATACTATGTGTCTGCTCCAAGAAAACCTGAAGACTTTAAAGTAATTCCAGCTTGATAGTGCCTCAAGGCatctggggaaaaagaaaaaacacaaatgccAGGAATACAGCATGCACTCCAGGCCTCAAAGAATTCCCATagttcagagttttaaaaaaccCTCACTTACAGTCAAAAATCacaatacaaagagaaaaagcacCATGAGAGAATCAGCAGAAATAAAGACAGCAGGGAGTCCACTTACTTAAGGTTTCTTGGTTGTGGCTccgggtaaaaaaaaaaaattaaaaaaaaaatgacagcaacaTCAGACATATAAGATCTGTGGATATCAGAATTATCAGGCATAGAATAgccatgtttaatatttttaatattcatttaaagaataaaaggaataCTTTTCCTTTAAATTGAAGAActgagaattataaaaaaaatgattgaaatttaaaaaataattaggtagaactcaaaataatgatatataataataattgaaacTGAAGACAGATTTAGTGATCTGGAAGACAGACCTGAATAAATTACCCGAAAggcagcaaaagagaaaagaaatggaaaatatggaaGACAGGGTGAGAGAACTAGATGATAGAAGAAAAGGTCTAATAACTAATTAGAGCTCCAGAATATGGGAAATGAGACCATGGAGGAAAGGCAATGTTAAATGAGATAGTGGCTGATGAATTTTCCAGGGTTGATCGAAAAAAAGGTCTATTATCACTTTCAGAAAGTCCAACAAATCCCAAACAGAATAAGTAAAAGGAAGCCACATTTTGATATACTGTAGTGGAAGTGCACAACACCACACACAAAAGAGGTGGTCTTAAAACCATTCAGTGTGCCCATGGTCTCTAAATCATGCATGACTAATTCTCACCATAGTAAAGCTACTTTGACTGCAGTTTGATGCATAAAATGATGACCACTAAGCAATACCTGCCTTGACCACAAATTTCTAGCATAAAATGATGACCACTAAGCAATACCTGccttctctgttttttaatttccttttatatatcttaaaagGTTTACTTCACTGGCTATAAGGGCTAAAAAAAaggtgtcatttttaaaaataacaaccacAAAACTCTCCCTATTACCAAAACTGCACTGAAATGAGAATAGAATGAAAGGAAACAACTGTTTAGTATGAAAAATAAGTCACTGGATTTGCTCAGTTAGCAAAACGACTGagacagggcagagggaggggaaaggataCCCACTTGCAGTTGGTACAGGTGTAGAAGACGGTCTGCCCTTCATCGGCTGAACGCATCTGCCTGGTGTGGTATGCCATTCCCTCATGACCACATCGAGAGCAGCGCCTGTCAACCTGGGGAGAAGCCGGTGGGTCAGGGAGGCCTTGTCATGTCCCCCTACTTCTCACAGCAATCAGCCTATCATGCTTCCTCAGATATTGATGCTTCAcacttctcttccttcttggaatggggaaaaaaacctctGCAGATCTCCGCAATCACTCCTCCATTTCTTTCCATTCACCTTATGGAGCCAGTCCTTGATCTCATTAACGTACCACAGGTCCCTGGAACTCAGGCCCTTCCTCCACCGACACAGGCATGGCTGTCCCCAGTTTGTGGAACACAGCTGAAGTCTTCACAACCTTCCCCTCGAAGTCTGTGCAGGCAAGTAAGAACTGCTTGGAGACAAGCGTAGGGTAGCCGACGCCCGAAATCCCCCTCTCCCGCCCGATCAGGCCAGGAGGCTCTACCTCCTTCCCTTCGGGTTTCGTCCCTAGACCAGATACACGAGTGCCGACCGCCTGTCCCACGGCCCGTCCCCCAGTCCAACCCATGTGAGGTCTCCCGGCCTCCGACCCTGGGCCCGCCGCCAGCGCACGGCGTACAAGCCCCTCACCCCGAACGCTGATGGCGAAGCCGCAGCGAGTACAGGTGACCGCATCCTGAGCCCCGGGCAGAGGCAGGACCGCGCCGCAATCTGGACAGAAATCCAAGTCGGACTGAAAGCTGGAGCAGGTGCTGGCGAGGTCCATGACCGACATGCAGCGGAGAGCTGGAAAGGGAATGAGAAGTTCATCACCAAAAGAGAGAGGAGCCCCGCCTCCCCATTAGGGGGCTACACTCTGCCCCAGGACCTAGGCGTAAAT of Microcebus murinus isolate Inina chromosome 5, M.murinus_Inina_mat1.0, whole genome shotgun sequence contains these proteins:
- the POLR1H gene encoding DNA-directed RNA polymerase I subunit RPA12 yields the protein MSVMDLASTCSSFQSDLDFCPDCGAVLPLPGAQDAVTCTRCGFAISVRDFEGKVVKTSAVFHKLGTAMPVSVEEGPEFQGPVVDRRCSRCGHEGMAYHTRQMRSADEGQTVFYTCTNCKFQEKEDS
- the PPP1R11 gene encoding E3 ubiquitin-protein ligase PPP1R11 isoform X2 yields the protein MRHTRKRRAGSGVGQENRSLTIKLRKRKPEKKVEWTSDTVDNEHMGRRSSKCCCIYEKPRAFGESSTESDEEEEEGCGHTHCVRGHRKGRRRATLGPTPTTPPQPPDPSQPPPGPMQH
- the PPP1R11 gene encoding E3 ubiquitin-protein ligase PPP1R11 isoform X1; its protein translation is MAEAGTGLSETVTETTVTVTTEPENRSLTIKLRKRKPEKKVEWTSDTVDNEHMGRRSSKCCCIYEKPRAFGESSTESDEEEEEGCGHTHCVRGHRKGRRRATLGPTPTTPPQPPDPSQPPPGPMQH